In Nitratidesulfovibrio sp., the following are encoded in one genomic region:
- a CDS encoding XrtA system polysaccharide deacetylase encodes MRNALTIDVEDYFHVSAFERCVDPDQWDSLPQRALRNTNRVLDLLDQWGLRATFFTLGWVAKRHPELVRRMASAGHEVACHGYSHRRITTMTPKSFRDDVQRSRLLLQDLSGQPVIGYRAPSYTITHSTIWALDVLIELGFSYDSSIFPIHHDIYGMPGSQRFPHVITRDDGVIKEFPPTTYQVEVLGRRVNLPVAGGGYLRLLPARLVSNAFQRLNASGRPCVLYFHPWEIDPGQPRIKASLKSRVRHYLNLATTESKLRHLFSAHSFCTMASVLFGQAAHV; translated from the coding sequence ATGCGCAATGCCCTCACCATAGACGTGGAGGATTACTTCCACGTAAGCGCCTTTGAACGGTGCGTCGACCCAGATCAGTGGGACTCGCTGCCGCAACGGGCCCTGCGCAATACCAATCGTGTTCTCGACCTGCTTGACCAGTGGGGGCTGCGCGCCACCTTCTTCACGTTGGGGTGGGTGGCCAAGCGCCATCCCGAGCTGGTGCGCCGCATGGCGTCGGCGGGCCACGAGGTGGCGTGCCACGGCTATTCGCACCGTCGCATCACCACCATGACGCCCAAGTCATTCCGTGACGACGTGCAGCGTTCGCGCCTGCTGCTTCAGGACCTTTCGGGCCAGCCGGTAATAGGATACCGCGCCCCCAGCTATACCATCACGCATTCCACCATCTGGGCGCTTGATGTGCTGATAGAATTGGGTTTTTCCTACGATTCCAGTATTTTTCCCATTCATCACGACATCTACGGAATGCCGGGCAGCCAACGCTTTCCGCACGTCATCACCCGCGACGACGGCGTCATCAAGGAATTTCCGCCCACCACCTACCAGGTGGAGGTGCTTGGCCGCCGCGTTAACCTGCCCGTGGCGGGTGGAGGCTACCTGCGGCTGCTGCCCGCCCGCCTTGTCAGCAACGCCTTTCAGCGGTTGAACGCATCGGGCAGGCCATGCGTGCTCTATTTCCATCCATGGGAGATCGACCCCGGCCAGCCGCGCATCAAGGCCTCGCTCAAGTCGCGGGTGCGGCACTACCTCAACCTGGCGACCACCGAGTCCAAACTGCGGCACCTTTTTTCGGCGCACAGCTTCTGCACCATGGCATCCGTACTTTTCGGGCAGGCCGCGCATGTCTGA
- a CDS encoding DegT/DnrJ/EryC1/StrS family aminotransferase produces MRTGRGRGGDACEAFGRALRETFGMRHAFLHCTGRAALSAAFRAMRALAPTRDEVLLPAYTSYSVAAAAVHAGMRVALYDLEPDTLAPSHDSVAAAMGERTLCVVACHLFGYPVDIAALRILCQQHGAWLLDDAAQAMGASIGGRHAGTCGDVGLFSLARGKNITAVDGGVLITGSDELARQLAQDAPYAVSHAITDNASPDNASPDNVPPDDARGGVVARGAGETFCRVDAVLAAKAVVLWVCQHPRAYWLPASLPFLHIGASRLEPRFASGGLRPLQAAMALRALGRLDAVNAGRRAMAHRIVQRLRDVCGLRTVAAQPGADPVFTRLPLLPGAEGWTGGGPPQMGALGMVRSYPQSLRDLAALSPHRVAGQDCPVARWVAASLITLPTHAFVEQRDMDAMVGILVRATTKGPGGRLPVAQSAAFPGPPATSGPAGPAASTAIGGGGAR; encoded by the coding sequence GTGAGGACAGGGCGCGGGCGTGGTGGCGATGCGTGCGAGGCGTTCGGCCGCGCCCTGCGCGAAACCTTCGGCATGCGGCATGCCTTCCTGCATTGCACCGGCAGGGCTGCCCTGTCGGCTGCGTTCCGGGCCATGCGCGCCCTTGCGCCGACACGCGACGAGGTGCTGCTGCCCGCCTACACATCGTACTCGGTGGCCGCCGCCGCAGTGCACGCGGGAATGCGCGTGGCGCTGTATGATCTCGAACCGGATACCCTGGCGCCCAGCCACGACAGCGTTGCGGCGGCCATGGGCGAACGGACGCTGTGCGTCGTGGCCTGCCACCTGTTCGGCTACCCCGTGGATATCGCCGCGTTGCGCATCCTGTGCCAGCAGCACGGCGCATGGCTGCTGGACGACGCGGCGCAGGCCATGGGGGCCAGCATCGGCGGGCGACATGCGGGCACTTGCGGCGACGTGGGGTTGTTCAGCCTTGCGCGGGGCAAGAACATCACCGCCGTGGACGGCGGTGTCCTGATCACCGGCTCGGACGAACTTGCCCGGCAACTGGCGCAGGACGCGCCGTATGCCGTGTCCCATGCCATTACGGACAACGCCTCGCCGGACAACGCCTCGCCGGACAACGTCCCGCCGGACGACGCGCGCGGCGGAGTGGTCGCAAGGGGCGCAGGCGAAACCTTCTGCCGAGTCGATGCAGTGCTTGCGGCCAAGGCCGTGGTGCTGTGGGTATGCCAGCACCCACGCGCGTACTGGTTGCCTGCTTCGCTGCCGTTCCTGCACATCGGCGCCTCTCGCCTCGAACCACGCTTTGCGTCAGGCGGCCTGCGCCCGTTACAGGCCGCCATGGCCCTGCGAGCCCTTGGTCGGCTGGATGCCGTCAACGCCGGGCGGCGCGCGATGGCACACCGGATCGTGCAACGCCTGCGCGACGTGTGCGGCCTGCGCACGGTGGCCGCGCAACCGGGTGCAGACCCGGTGTTTACGCGCCTGCCCCTGCTGCCCGGTGCGGAAGGCTGGACCGGCGGCGGGCCCCCGCAAATGGGCGCGCTGGGCATGGTGCGGTCGTACCCGCAGTCCTTGCGGGATCTTGCCGCGCTGTCGCCGCACCGCGTCGCAGGGCAGGATTGTCCCGTGGCACGTTGGGTGGCGGCGTCTCTCATTACCCTGCCGACCCACGCCTTCGTGGAGCAGCGCGACATGGACGCCATGGTCGGCATTCTGGTTCGTGCAACCACGAAGGGGCCGGGGGGGCGCCTGCCCGTCGCCCAGTCTGCGGCGTTCCCCGGTCCACCGGCCACGTCCGGTCCGGCGGGCCCGGCGGCGTCAACGGCCATCGGCGGAGGGGGGGCGCGATGA
- a CDS encoding sugar-transfer associated ATP-grasp domain-containing protein, which translates to MRADYCPLPLSTFAFVNGDGDIARLHRACHRLLISRCTTVRSWGRLLISTLAWPFSSLLRSLAMAARHGGSVARRHGVSRWRQVGGSMRAAMHHNMNARLFYWFDLFRPDAPDPGTFIMPHELKVIAEVLATTSMVPDISTKTGFLRCCNELGLPHVPILASFFSDGRSEWGHGGQDAAIGNDLLLKPADWAEGPSGELWKWQEGKGNWQRQGKEADLREIEARGRELAVGHIMLMQPFVPDHPVLRRLGMLGTCTLRFSTLAVLGGEPQPLYASLRIPGGWWRAESGPETDMVARVVDFSTGELGEAVARCSHRRWKRHPDTGEAIAGLRLPLWDQAMALAARAHRNMLGYPVMAWDILIGVNESLLLDACVDPAIDLAHVPLGGPVGDRKFAASVLVHCERLGSVTAVA; encoded by the coding sequence ATGCGCGCGGATTACTGCCCGCTGCCGCTGTCCACGTTCGCTTTCGTCAACGGCGATGGCGACATTGCGCGGTTGCACCGGGCATGCCACAGGCTGCTGATTTCGCGCTGCACCACCGTGCGCTCTTGGGGGCGGCTGCTCATCAGCACGCTGGCGTGGCCGTTCTCGTCGCTGTTGCGCAGCCTTGCCATGGCGGCCCGCCATGGCGGATCCGTGGCCCGGCGGCATGGGGTCTCGCGCTGGAGGCAGGTGGGGGGCAGCATGCGCGCGGCCATGCACCACAACATGAACGCCCGGCTTTTCTACTGGTTCGACCTGTTCCGGCCTGATGCGCCGGATCCCGGCACCTTCATCATGCCCCATGAACTGAAGGTGATAGCCGAGGTGCTGGCGACGACCAGCATGGTGCCGGATATTTCCACCAAAACCGGATTTCTGCGGTGCTGCAATGAACTGGGGCTGCCGCACGTGCCCATTCTGGCCAGCTTTTTTTCGGACGGGCGGTCGGAATGGGGCCATGGTGGACAGGATGCCGCCATCGGGAACGACCTGCTGCTGAAGCCCGCCGACTGGGCCGAAGGCCCGAGCGGCGAACTGTGGAAGTGGCAGGAAGGCAAGGGCAACTGGCAGCGGCAGGGCAAGGAGGCGGACCTGCGCGAGATCGAAGCGCGCGGGCGAGAACTGGCGGTGGGGCACATCATGCTCATGCAGCCGTTCGTCCCTGATCACCCGGTGCTGCGGCGTCTCGGCATGCTCGGCACCTGCACGTTGAGATTTTCCACCCTTGCGGTGCTGGGCGGTGAACCGCAGCCCCTCTATGCAAGCCTTCGCATTCCGGGCGGGTGGTGGCGGGCCGAAAGCGGACCGGAAACCGACATGGTGGCCCGCGTGGTCGATTTCTCCACGGGGGAACTGGGCGAAGCGGTGGCGCGCTGCTCGCACCGCCGCTGGAAGCGCCACCCCGATACAGGCGAGGCCATCGCCGGACTGCGCCTGCCCCTGTGGGATCAGGCCATGGCGTTGGCTGCGCGGGCCCACCGCAACATGCTGGGGTATCCCGTCATGGCATGGGACATCCTGATCGGCGTGAACGAAAGCCTGTTGCTCGACGCCTGCGTGGACCCCGCCATCGACCTTGCCCACGTGCCGCTTGGCGGTCCGGTGGGCGACAGGAAATTCGCCGCATCGGTGCTCGTCCATTGCGAGCGGCTCGGTTCCGTTACCGCCGTGGCCTGA
- a CDS encoding FemAB family XrtA/PEP-CTERM system-associated protein — protein sequence MSDINVVRVDPAEGQASAAWDAYVAVASGAAGYHRMGWMRVIARAFGHKVHPLAAFEGERIVGVLPLVFMRSRLFGRFLVSLPFVNYGGLLADTPRAAQVLVEAADTLMRTLGANSIELRHVGSPRLGLSAKSHKVTMLLDLPSQPQELWRGFKDKVRNQVRKAEKSGLTVEKGGCELLRDFYDVFAVNMRDLGTPVHGRGFFEAVMDEFPAQTRIAVVRKAGAAIAAAFCYGHGATFEVPWASSLRAHRQFCPNNLLYWECIRTACTEGFLVFDFGRSSPDSGAWRFKVQWGAREVPLSWEYLLADGAPLPDLNPSNAKFGLAIRLWRHLPVAFTRLVGPHIVRSIP from the coding sequence ATGTCTGACATCAATGTCGTACGCGTGGACCCGGCCGAAGGGCAGGCATCTGCGGCATGGGATGCCTACGTCGCCGTTGCCTCCGGGGCGGCGGGGTATCATCGCATGGGTTGGATGCGTGTTATCGCGCGGGCCTTCGGGCACAAGGTGCATCCGCTTGCGGCCTTCGAAGGGGAGCGCATCGTGGGCGTGCTGCCGTTGGTGTTCATGCGCAGCCGCCTGTTCGGCAGGTTTCTGGTTTCCCTTCCGTTCGTGAACTACGGCGGGCTGCTGGCGGATACCCCGCGGGCGGCGCAGGTACTGGTGGAAGCGGCGGACACCCTGATGCGCACCCTTGGTGCGAACAGCATAGAGCTGCGTCATGTGGGCTCGCCGCGCCTCGGCCTGTCGGCCAAAAGCCACAAGGTGACCATGCTGCTGGACCTGCCTTCGCAACCGCAGGAGTTGTGGCGCGGTTTCAAGGACAAGGTGCGCAACCAGGTGCGCAAGGCCGAAAAGTCGGGCCTGACTGTGGAAAAGGGCGGCTGCGAACTGCTGCGTGACTTTTACGACGTGTTCGCGGTGAACATGCGCGACCTTGGCACGCCGGTCCATGGCCGGGGCTTTTTTGAAGCGGTCATGGACGAGTTTCCGGCGCAGACGCGCATCGCCGTCGTGCGAAAGGCGGGCGCGGCCATCGCGGCGGCGTTCTGCTACGGGCACGGCGCGACGTTCGAGGTGCCATGGGCCTCATCGCTGCGGGCACACCGTCAATTCTGCCCGAACAACCTGCTGTATTGGGAATGCATCCGGACCGCCTGCACGGAAGGCTTCCTGGTGTTCGACTTCGGGCGTTCCTCGCCTGACAGCGGTGCCTGGCGTTTCAAGGTGCAGTGGGGCGCGCGCGAGGTGCCGCTAAGCTGGGAATACCTGCTGGCGGACGGGGCGCCCCTGCCGGACCTGAACCCCTCCAACGCAAAGTTCGGCCTGGCCATCCGCCTGTGGCGGCATCTGCCCGTGGCCTTCACGCGCCTTGTGGGGCCGCACATCGTGAGGAGCATACCATGA
- a CDS encoding oligosaccharide flippase family protein, producing the protein MSTLRYFARNSVIRVLSFAVGVGFALFVTPKVVGTLGKATYGVWVLISSVLCYYLLLEGGVMQAVAKYASAAFARGDRREVDRVCTAGVALHALSCVAALCVTALLAFFAGAFATEFVSPERLRLCLVTYSACLAFMFLFRTFTGILMAEMRWTFIALLSMARSALTSITVLIWIRPDNGLLLLAVVNGAGFLLEGMVCLYCVRCGRMASFRPSLFDLSLARNMLVYGFTFTMSEVGDSFRYRSQNYVIALFMGVREVAIFSIAMQFIGYFISLMQSAFGIMVPYFSRMQVGSDSMNIGPTLLHALRLSYVMASFIGMCLVFYGRDFIVLWLGEGFSASYDALVPLTIGAVLSLGMLPADGFLLGTARHRVLARCALAEGGCILLLSVALAGPFGMAGVAWAYCIAATVFRAGIVPYLVFTHAGLSMADYGRLVAGVLATHVVPQVLCYLALRGSLGNGYLQLALLVCTQALLVVVIQMSMLRLHRSPA; encoded by the coding sequence GTGAGCACACTCCGGTACTTCGCCCGCAATTCCGTCATCCGGGTGCTGTCGTTCGCCGTGGGTGTGGGGTTTGCCCTGTTCGTCACGCCGAAGGTGGTCGGCACTCTCGGCAAGGCGACCTACGGCGTATGGGTGCTGATAAGTTCCGTCCTTTGCTACTACCTGCTGCTGGAAGGCGGCGTGATGCAGGCGGTGGCAAAATACGCCTCCGCAGCCTTCGCGCGGGGCGACCGGCGCGAGGTTGACAGGGTCTGCACGGCGGGCGTCGCGCTGCACGCCCTGTCGTGCGTGGCGGCGTTGTGCGTCACGGCGCTGCTGGCCTTCTTCGCTGGGGCGTTCGCCACGGAATTCGTATCGCCCGAACGGTTGCGCCTGTGCCTTGTGACATACAGCGCCTGCCTTGCCTTCATGTTCCTGTTCCGTACCTTCACCGGCATTCTCATGGCCGAGATGCGCTGGACATTCATCGCGCTGTTGTCCATGGCGCGCAGCGCACTGACCAGCATCACCGTCCTGATCTGGATACGCCCCGACAACGGGCTGCTGTTGCTTGCAGTAGTCAACGGGGCGGGATTTCTTCTGGAGGGCATGGTCTGCCTGTACTGCGTGCGCTGTGGAAGAATGGCATCCTTCCGGCCATCGCTGTTCGATCTTTCTCTTGCCAGGAATATGCTTGTCTACGGATTCACGTTTACCATGTCCGAGGTTGGAGATTCATTCCGTTATCGTTCACAGAACTATGTCATCGCATTGTTCATGGGCGTTCGGGAAGTTGCCATATTTTCAATAGCCATGCAATTTATAGGCTATTTCATAAGTCTCATGCAAAGCGCATTCGGAATAATGGTGCCATACTTCAGCAGAATGCAGGTTGGCAGCGATTCCATGAACATTGGGCCAACATTGTTGCACGCGCTGCGCCTCAGTTACGTCATGGCATCATTCATCGGGATGTGCCTTGTGTTTTACGGCAGGGACTTCATCGTGCTGTGGCTGGGGGAGGGGTTTTCCGCCTCCTATGATGCGTTGGTGCCGTTGACCATAGGGGCGGTGCTGTCGCTGGGCATGCTGCCTGCGGATGGATTTCTGCTGGGTACGGCGCGCCATCGCGTGCTTGCCCGGTGCGCCCTTGCCGAGGGCGGCTGCATCCTGCTGCTGTCGGTGGCCCTGGCCGGGCCCTTCGGCATGGCCGGGGTGGCGTGGGCGTATTGCATCGCGGCAACCGTTTTTCGCGCGGGCATCGTGCCGTACCTCGTCTTTACCCATGCGGGGCTTTCCATGGCGGATTACGGGCGTCTCGTGGCGGGGGTGCTGGCCACGCACGTGGTTCCGCAGGTTCTCTGCTATCTGGCGCTGCGCGGCAGCCTGGGCAACGGATACCTGCAACTGGCCCTGCTCGTCTGCACGCAGGCGCTGCTGGTGGTCGTCATACAGATGTCGATGCTGCGGCTGCACCGCAGTCCGGCATGA
- a CDS encoding glycosyltransferase: protein MMHGKDFIVFSDDWGRHPFSCQHILRHFMPGNRVLWVNTIGMRLPRLSLYDARRAVEKLYAWMGPSPGETRPLPEGLRVIAPVMLPFAPLAPVREFNRRSVVGDVRRAAAAWGLRDPILLATLPNAADYVGRCGESLVVYYCVDEFAVWPGMNLPEMVRSLEADLLRSADLVVGVSDALVARKGNGRSPTHLLTHGVDFAHFRTAYDSQPVPPFLADLTGPVIGFYGLIDTHLDVELLAGLLDARPDWTVVLIGVKRIPLDALERRPNFRWLPAVPYADLPRHAARFDAAIIPYRVNEHTCTANPLKLREYMATGKPVVTTPMTEVLRFRDVIHVASTVGGFVEAIAAELAAPTPPDARWAVLAGETWEDKAQALSGWMEATLAERLAARREVA from the coding sequence ATGATGCACGGCAAGGATTTCATCGTGTTCTCGGACGACTGGGGCAGGCATCCCTTCAGTTGTCAGCACATATTGCGCCATTTCATGCCGGGTAACCGCGTGTTGTGGGTGAACACCATAGGCATGCGCCTGCCGCGCCTGTCGCTGTACGACGCGCGCCGCGCCGTGGAGAAGCTGTACGCGTGGATGGGGCCGTCACCGGGCGAGACACGGCCACTGCCTGAAGGGTTGCGGGTGATCGCGCCGGTGATGCTGCCCTTCGCGCCGTTGGCCCCCGTGCGGGAATTCAACCGCCGCAGCGTGGTGGGCGATGTGCGGCGCGCTGCCGCCGCGTGGGGCCTGCGCGACCCCATCCTGCTGGCAACGCTGCCCAATGCGGCGGACTACGTGGGCAGGTGCGGCGAGTCGCTGGTTGTCTACTACTGCGTTGACGAGTTCGCCGTCTGGCCGGGCATGAACCTGCCGGAGATGGTGCGTTCACTGGAAGCGGATCTGCTGCGTTCCGCAGACCTGGTGGTGGGGGTGTCCGATGCCCTTGTCGCACGCAAGGGCAACGGTCGCAGCCCCACGCATCTGCTGACGCACGGGGTGGACTTCGCGCACTTCCGTACGGCGTATGACTCGCAACCCGTTCCCCCGTTTCTTGCCGACCTGACCGGGCCGGTGATCGGCTTCTACGGGCTTATCGACACGCATCTCGATGTGGAGTTGCTGGCCGGTCTGCTGGACGCCAGGCCCGACTGGACGGTGGTGCTCATCGGGGTCAAGCGCATTCCGCTTGATGCGCTGGAACGTCGTCCCAACTTCCGCTGGCTGCCTGCGGTGCCCTATGCCGATCTGCCGCGCCATGCGGCACGCTTTGACGCAGCCATCATCCCCTATCGCGTCAACGAACATACCTGCACGGCCAACCCCTTGAAACTGCGAGAATACATGGCAACCGGAAAACCCGTGGTCACGACGCCCATGACGGAAGTGCTGCGTTTTCGCGACGTCATTCATGTGGCGTCCACGGTGGGCGGATTCGTGGAGGCCATAGCGGCGGAACTGGCCGCGCCCACTCCGCCCGATGCCCGTTGGGCCGTGCTGGCCGGGGAGACATGGGAGGACAAGGCGCAGGCGTTGTCGGGCT
- a CDS encoding glycosyltransferase family 2 protein, protein MKALFWSSFFLLAYAFAGYPALLALGTRIARRQGPAPGRASSAPTPSTTARPDVAPLAAHAADLPTVSILLSVYNEETVIAHKIANFHALEYPHDRMELCIVSDGSTDETDAIVQACGSPRVGLLRQERRGGKTLALNRAAQAATGDILVFTDANAMFRIDCVRMLVQRLADADIGLVSGISVYTDAHGAATAGGIYRRYEEWMKTRESDLFSIVGADGAAYALRRGLYAPLRPEYINDLIHPVQVVLQGRRAVSEPRAVVHEETDEGNGTAQMRRQTRIMAQSWLIFLRCLPDLVRAGQWGFVWQLASHKVLRWLALPLLAVLTVSALALAGEGAWYVLVLAGIAAGAVLAVLGARGQVGLPRTAWLFVVLHAAAVVGLFRLLRGETFVTWNPRGT, encoded by the coding sequence ATGAAGGCACTGTTCTGGTCCTCCTTCTTCCTGCTGGCATATGCCTTTGCCGGGTATCCGGCGCTGCTGGCCCTTGGCACGCGCATCGCGCGGCGGCAGGGCCCGGCTCCAGGTCGTGCCAGCTCCGCCCCCACCCCCTCGACCACAGCACGCCCGGATGTCGCACCCCTTGCGGCGCACGCCGCCGACCTGCCCACGGTCAGCATCCTGCTTTCCGTCTACAACGAGGAAACGGTAATTGCACACAAGATAGCGAATTTCCATGCGTTGGAGTACCCGCATGACCGCATGGAACTCTGTATCGTGTCCGATGGCAGCACCGATGAGACCGATGCCATCGTCCAGGCCTGCGGTTCCCCGAGGGTAGGGCTGTTGCGGCAGGAGAGGCGCGGCGGCAAGACCCTGGCCCTCAACCGCGCGGCGCAGGCCGCCACGGGCGACATTCTGGTGTTCACCGACGCCAACGCCATGTTCCGCATCGATTGCGTGCGGATGCTGGTGCAACGTCTTGCCGATGCGGACATCGGCCTTGTCAGTGGCATCAGCGTCTACACCGATGCGCACGGGGCGGCTACGGCGGGCGGAATCTACCGCCGCTACGAGGAATGGATGAAGACCCGCGAGAGCGATCTTTTCTCCATCGTCGGGGCGGACGGCGCGGCCTACGCCCTGCGGCGGGGACTGTATGCGCCGTTGCGGCCCGAATACATCAACGACCTGATCCACCCGGTGCAGGTGGTGTTGCAGGGGCGGCGTGCCGTCAGCGAACCCCGCGCCGTGGTGCACGAAGAGACGGACGAGGGCAACGGCACCGCGCAAATGCGGCGGCAGACCCGCATCATGGCCCAGTCATGGCTGATTTTTCTGCGTTGTCTGCCTGACCTTGTCCGGGCGGGGCAGTGGGGCTTCGTGTGGCAGCTTGCGTCGCACAAGGTGCTGCGCTGGCTGGCACTGCCCCTGCTGGCGGTGTTGACGGTGTCCGCATTGGCGCTGGCCGGGGAAGGCGCCTGGTACGTCCTGGTCTTGGCCGGTATTGCGGCGGGCGCCGTGCTGGCCGTTCTGGGGGCGCGTGGGCAGGTCGGCCTGCCGCGCACGGCGTGGCTGTTCGTGGTGTTGCACGCCGCCGCCGTGGTGGGGCTGTTCAGGCTGCTGCGGGGTGAGACGTTCGTTACGTGGAACCCCAGGGGCACCTAG
- a CDS encoding O-antigen ligase family protein has product MYTAAIHLLTLVVFTRIGELFPVLMPLHLGKVGFAFSAMVLLAAGGRTFGELPRMPLLRHVLLLLAIAACGVPFSVWRAGALEGLEAYAQTVYVFVALVLLAVRGRVGVLRMGLLLGVMVLGTCLLLERGFSRAYVSTTYDANDLAVLFAMFIPVLVAEGMAGVGGMRVAGWVGAATAFVGMAMTQSRGGLIALGVMAVQVVLSSRRRVPLLVLLVVAAVVFYHYADASYWDRFSILGDAEDDYNVSDKTGRIELWKSGLEMTLAKPFLGVGIGQFAPANFMYGNGVYLTAHNAYIQIAAETGLVSLCIYLLMLRGMSRIISQGVARAADDVRARSRWLGLRYGLTAFMTGILFISKAYGATFYCFVALVVAMDMTERAASATREAGERWAERAAQAGRVLVAAQGVPPSRRGTAFTSGSARGAAA; this is encoded by the coding sequence ATGTACACCGCCGCCATCCATCTGCTGACGTTGGTCGTCTTCACGCGCATCGGCGAGCTGTTTCCCGTGCTGATGCCGCTGCATCTCGGCAAGGTCGGCTTTGCCTTCAGCGCAATGGTGTTGCTTGCGGCGGGCGGACGAACGTTCGGCGAGCTGCCACGTATGCCGTTGCTGCGGCATGTGTTGCTGCTGCTGGCGATTGCCGCATGCGGCGTGCCGTTCAGCGTGTGGCGGGCGGGGGCGCTGGAAGGGCTCGAGGCATACGCCCAGACGGTCTACGTCTTTGTGGCGCTGGTGCTGCTGGCCGTGCGCGGCCGGGTAGGGGTGTTGCGGATGGGGCTGCTGCTGGGGGTGATGGTGCTTGGCACCTGCCTGTTGCTGGAAAGGGGATTTTCGCGGGCGTACGTAAGCACCACCTATGATGCCAACGATCTTGCGGTGCTGTTCGCCATGTTCATTCCCGTGCTGGTGGCAGAAGGCATGGCTGGCGTGGGTGGGATGCGCGTTGCGGGCTGGGTGGGGGCGGCCACTGCCTTTGTGGGCATGGCCATGACGCAGTCGCGCGGCGGGCTGATAGCCCTGGGAGTGATGGCGGTGCAGGTCGTGCTTTCATCGCGTCGCAGGGTGCCGCTGCTGGTGCTGCTGGTGGTGGCGGCGGTCGTCTTCTACCACTACGCCGATGCATCGTACTGGGATCGGTTCTCCATTCTGGGCGATGCCGAGGACGACTACAATGTCTCCGACAAGACCGGCAGGATCGAGTTGTGGAAAAGCGGGCTCGAGATGACGCTTGCCAAGCCGTTTCTCGGTGTGGGCATCGGGCAGTTTGCACCGGCCAATTTCATGTACGGCAACGGCGTGTATCTGACGGCGCACAATGCGTACATCCAGATTGCCGCAGAAACAGGGTTGGTGTCGTTGTGCATCTACCTGCTCATGCTGCGGGGCATGTCGCGCATCATTTCGCAGGGCGTGGCCCGTGCGGCGGACGATGTGCGGGCGCGGTCGCGCTGGCTTGGACTCCGGTACGGCCTCACCGCATTCATGACGGGCATCCTGTTCATTTCCAAGGCATACGGGGCGACGTTCTATTGTTTCGTCGCGCTGGTGGTTGCCATGGACATGACGGAGCGGGCCGCATCCGCCACGCGTGAAGCGGGTGAGCGGTGGGCGGAGCGGGCGGCCCAGGCGGGGCGTGTTCTTGTCGCGGCGCAGGGCGTGCCGCCATCCCGTCGCGGCACTGCCTTCACTTCGGGTTCGGCAAGGGGGGCGGCAGCGTGA